DNA from Phocoena phocoena chromosome 1, mPhoPho1.1, whole genome shotgun sequence:
GGCTACTGCTAGGCTGGTGTTGaccaatgaggaaagaaaaagaataactatCCTAAATCTGCGCCCCTACAAAGTCACAAGGGGCTAAAGAGAAATGGGGAGCCAACTACTAATAACGTGTAGTTTTATTTGTTCCCAATAATAGAGAGGGAAACactaatttttgttgttgctgctcaTATCCACTTTCTGAAAAGCATTTCTCTTCACAGACTTCAAAATCTTTGGCCAGTTCTTATATATGTCTATCCTAAGTGTATCTGGAAGGGCAAAAAGCTGCACAAGAGGATACTAAACTTTTACTTTGTTTATACTGTACCCTAGTGCTTATAGACAGACTGATGATGGAAACCTCTCTAAAAAAATCAATCAcattagagagaaaagaaagaaaaaaatataattccaaAGCTCCTGCTGGTTCTTGGTGCTACTTTATGTTCTCATTTAGCTAGGTCTGTCTTTCTTAGGGGGCaatgagatcactgaagacagACACCTGctcatgtgtttgtgtatgtgacTAAGTACCTTGAACATACAGCAGCTGCCCAACAAATACCTTTAGTACTCTTGTCTGGTCATTAAGTGTTAGAATTAATAGCCTCTGATTGGGAAGGTAGAATTGAAACATCTGAGAAAACATTCTCTTgatttaagagaaagaaaggaatattgGGAAGTTGGAGTTGAGGGTGAGTGTTAAGAGGATGACATGTCGTGTTCCCATCATTACCTGTTTTTAATTATCCAGTGCTTGTTTCCCTTCTGGATCCCGTATCCCACTGCCAAAACTGCATGGTTCAGATTATCACTATTGCAGTTTTCATCGTAATACACACCTAGGAAACAAACTATCAAGGTGAAGCTTTCTGCAATCCAAGGGTCGCCCTGTGAGGTCTCCCACTCTAGGAAACCCTCTGTAGAATCCCATCCCAGTCAGGAGGGCTTACAAAAGAGATGCTCTGTGCTGTGGCAGCTGTTTCTCCCTGGCAAACCCAGTCTTTATGGAAACAAGTACTGAAAATGCTCAGTACCCTTCGAGAAGCTGCCCAGCCCACGTCATAAGAGAAGGTTGATTGTGCTCCGTAGGAACAGTGCCTTACCTTTTCTGTAAAACTGGAAGGAGGTCAGGCTTGCATCAATGGCCACAGAGACGGGTCCCACTCGGGCCACTGCCCTCTTCAGGGCTTTTTCATTTCCCTCAGGGATCTCTCTGTACCCTCTGCACTTAGCTGCCTTGCCTGTTGGGTTGTACATACAACTTTCATCCTGGAAAAAACAGGTTGAAATAGGACTAGGACTAAGCAACAGGCAGTGAATCAGTGAGTGAGGAATTCTGCCAATGTTTTGGGTGATGTCAGTGCACTAACAGGGGCAGCAGACTAGAGTCTCTAGAAAGGGTCTGTTCTCTCCTCACCAttttagaaactataaaaaaagaatatgaaaagtggATACCTTGTACCGTACACAAAAATCAGCTCCAGgtggttttaaaacataaatgtgaaaggaaacactgtaaaacttaaaaaagagaatattttttatttctacctcAGGGTAGAGAAAGATTtctgaaataagatttttttaaaagcacaaatcaTCTTCCGGCAATGTAGTATGTGTGATCCTCAGTAGGCAGGGAGGCAGCAGCTGCTGTGTGGGGAGGAGGCCAAGGCCAAGACCCAGCTAGAGGGAGGACTTTGGCCCCATGCACATATAACAGGCAAAGAGTTCTGGCTGGACCCTTGTGCTCTCATGAGATAAAAGCACATAACATGACactaaaacaaattaataaagaaCTTAGCAATTTAGCTTGTGGATTTCCAGGCTATGTTATGTTTTGCAGGTCTAGTTAACGATGATATGTTTCATTGTCAAGCCACAATTATGGAATCTAATGGGAACCCACATCAAGGTGGTGTATTCTTTTTGGCAGTTCATTTTCCTACAGACTACCCCTTCAAAACCCTGAAGTTGCATCTACAAGAATACATTGtctaaatattaacaataatggCAGCAGTTGACATGATATTCTAAGATTACAGTAGTCTCCTGTCTTAATaatttctcaagattcctttatCTGCCTTATGATCCAAACCCTTGATGCCTCCTAGCGCCAAAAATTGCATAGATctacaagtaaaataaaatatctagggaatGGGTTTGGAAGGATACCACGtgatgatactttaaaaataacctGTATTATGGCTGGAGTGAACTTCAATTACTGTATTATCTGGCTGCTGCCCTATcagatctcttcttttttttaattttgtttttcgtTACCTCCTTCCATTCATTTACACGTTCATATAAGAAGTTCTTTCAGTTTTGGACAAtaactgcttttaaaaactgtaaagtaGAAAAGAGAACAGTTGTCCAAGATTCAGAATGTTAAAAATGGAACACATGTTTTATACGGctaattcttcattttaattgaTTATGAGACCAAAATCATTGCACATTTCTCTAAAATGCTGACAAGATCATTTGAGGGGGCAGGAGAACAGAGATTATAAGTCAATTGCTCCTTCTATTCCAAAATAGGGTTTCAAATGTTatgtaattttcctttaaattattcAGAGTTTCTGAGTTATTAGTTAAACTGTCTCTCAACAAACTGGTTAATATAGTACTGAATAATGATGCAAGCTGTCAGTGGATAAGTGATCAACTACTAGCTCTAATAATATTTAAGTTATGTTTTTAACATAGTTAGACAACGCTTTAAATTGGTTGCCTGGATTAATCAATATGAAAAAAGTTATAAACATGAATCTGTTTTTTTGTATACACTGTTAGGATTCgtttaatatttttgatgtcaAGTGACAACAAAAAGTTGTCAGGAGAATATTTGacagtttaaaaaagaatattttaccaCGCCCAGGTTATCTCACTGCCTGGCCTGATGTACTCAGAATTCAAAAGCTAACCTTTTAGGGCAGCTTCAGTGTGCTGCGCCTtatggcagcagccccagggtcaGATATGGACTGGGGATCCAGCAGTTCTGAGAACTGtacacagagtaaagaaaaagctttccacacacaACCTCCAACTTCTCTGACTTATTTACCTGACAGCTAAAAAAAACCATAACATGGAATACTAAGGGCATGACATTTATGAAATGAAGTAGTTTTGATGTGGCCAATGTCACGATGATGTGCTGAAATGACATTACTACGTAGGTTGCTGAGTATCCAGTAAAATGGATCTGTTCAGTCATTTACATTAATGAGCATTTTTGTGGCAGGAGATACCATTTCAGATGActaaacatgaataaataaaactcgTTGTTACTGGATTTTTTAAAGGCAcaaattgcaaaggaaaaaaattaataatttttctacactaaaattaaaaacttttctggattgaaagacatcataaagagaatgaaaagaaaaatagactcaCAACACACATAGTATTAGTAtccaaatatcttttttaaattccTAAAAATCAGTAAAAAGGAGAACACAACCtaaagatgggaaaagatataaaCAGTCAATTCACtgaagaagaaatgcaaatggccaGATAAGCATACCAATGAAGAGATGAATCAATAGGATTTCTTATACTGTGCAGGTGGGAAATACAAATTTTTCCAAACACTTTGGTAAATAATTTGACATTATCTAGTAAAGAGGAAGATGCACATACCCCAAGACTCAGACAATTCTGTTACTAGATATTATATTCTAGTAAAGAAATTCTTGTACATGTGCATAGAAGACGTGCCTGGGAATGTTTGCAGCAGATAAACAGATCCAATAGATAGATCTTGGCTCTGCTACATAACTAGAGATGTGAGTTTGAATATGCTATTTTATCTCCTTAAGTGTCAATGTCCTCACCTATAAAGTGAGGACAAGGGTACCTTACAgggtttttatgaggattaaatgagaacatgCACTAAGTACATGGCTTAGCACATGGTAGCCATCATTTGTATTATTCAGCCTTGTTATCCCTGCTTCAAAGGCTCTTATTGCAAAGGCCCCATATTATATTATCTATCAACCCCACGTATATAAAAAGCCCTCAGATCTTCTTCCTTTTAGATAAGAAAGATCTTCCTATTACTAAAGGACCTTATAGGAGGCAGTGAGTTGATCTCTAAAACTGCAATAAATATGAAGCAACTTGctttttccctcattttatacatgttaactTACATAATTTGCTTAAATGTTCCCCAAACCCGCACTGAGATCATACAAAATAAGGCCAAGTGATTCATGAAATTAGCATGGTGGGCCTGGAGACTTGTGATGGGAGTGGAGGAATTTTGCAGAGTTACAGAGACTGACTCAGAGATCTATGGGATAACCtgtcctttgttttttcttcaggGCAGAAAGGCAGATAGGAACCATGGTAGCCTAAGCTCCCCAAATTCTCCCAGACTGTGGGAATCTTCTTGGCCTCTATGGGAAATTATCCCATCAAGAAGGCTGGATAGGGTAACAGAAAACAAGATTTCTGGACTTGTTTCCAGTACAAAATGTCATACTGGGGAAGGAGGAGCCATTACAGAGCTGTATGACTGCATGGGACAGTCTCACCTGTCCAACATACGGGTAGGCATCTTCAGAGTCAATGCCCCGGTTCTTCTGCACATACTGGAAGGCATTGGTCATGTAGCCCCCTCCACAGCCATCATTCTCAGACACACAGTCCACCAGGTTCTGTGGACTCAGATTTAAGAGTTTGCCAGTTTTCTTCTTGAGTTGGCCCTCCAGGGCACCCACAGAGCTAAAAGCCCAACAGGAACCACACTGACCCTGAGAGGCATAACAGAGAAACTACCAGTCATTGCTGTTCacactttttgtttcttccttctgcctgatGAAATTCCATATGTTTTATAAATTCCAGCACCTGTCCCCTTTGCTGTGAAGTCTTCCTATTTCCCTTCATTTAACCTTTGTTGCAGTGTTCTATTGCTATTGTTGCTATTGATAACTGTTGTTACTATTGTTACCATTAGCTGTAGTAAAGCAGAATACAGCTCTTCCTCCAATGAATccatcataaattgaaaatatagtaagtcgaaaatgcatttaatacccctaacctactgaacatcaAAACTTAGCCTAGCCTACTGTAAATGTACTCAGTACACTTACGTTAGCCTTCAGTTGGGTAAAActatctaacacaaagcctattttataataaagtgttgcaTATCTCacgtaatttattgaatactgtactgaaagtgaaaaacagactgtaagtgtattggttgtttaccctcgtgatcatgtggctgactgggagcagCGGCTCTCTACCACAGGCCAAGATCAAGAAAAGGTTTCGTACCACATAtcctagcctgggaaaagatcaaaattcaaaatttgaagtacagtttctatGGAATGCCTATCACTTTCACACCATCATCAAGTCAAAAAATCATAAGGTGAACCATCAGAAGTTGGGGACCATCTGTACTGGTTTTGCAACGCACTAGATGTGtaaccttgggtaaattactaaacctctctgtaTCTCACTTTCTTTATGTGTAAATTGTGGATAATTACAATATACTTAATGGAATTAtgagaatttaaaaagttaattcatGTAAAGGATGAATTATtatgtgtaataataataatctctcAAAAAGTGctagttattattattagtgtttCTTCAGCTagattatacatttttctttctttcctgttctattttttaaaactggggATTTCTTGAGGACACAGGTTATGTCTTAGTCATCTTGAATCTCTACTGCCTAGCACTATATCTGGTAGgttctgaaaaaaatgtgtttgttgaatgaatgttaaATCAAGTGTTCATCTGGTGGATAAAATCAGCCTTGTTAAGGTTGTGGGAAAACTTACATTCTcatgctggtaagaatgtaagaTCATACAAACTTTTTGGGAAAGGATTCTGTGACCTACTGATTCCAATTTTGGGATTTGttttgcataaatatttgtatatattcacAAAAATATATGCACACAGGTGCTTACAGCAACActttgtagaaaagaaaaaacagaaataacctaAATCTACAAAAACAGATGATGAGTTAAATAACAGAATAGACTTTATTCTCTTAGCAGGGGGAGAGGTAACTTAATTCTTTGCCCTCTTTTTCTGATGCCCTCCTACCTTAAGaacaaagaagcagaagaaggGAGAGGTCATGCCAGTTTCCATACCCACACCCAAGAGGAAGGAGGGTACCTGGTTTTTGACAGGAGTAACATATCCCTTCTTCCGATAATCAATAGAGTCTGGGCTGCCTTCCCAGTCTGGAATATAGAGGGTGTCATTACTGCGGGAATGAGAGGGGGGTATTTTGAGTCCAGTCATCTTCTGAACCACTTCTTCACTGGTCTGGGACAAAGAAGAAAGAGGCCAGGCATAAGCAGGGAACCAAGACAAACAGGGCAGGTAGACCAGGAGCTAAGGATCAACTCACCATATCCCCCAAATGGTTCATGGCCAGTTCatatgtatggacaccaagagagGCCTCGAGATTATGGATGGAAATATGCTTCAGGTTTTTTTCCCAAATTAAACGCCGAGAGATTTCATCCACCTAAACAGAGCATAGTCAGTATTGGCATAGACTGTGTCCTGTGTACAAAGTTATCTACATAATACTGTGGAGGTTTCTAGAAGAGATTAAATTTACAGTCATAGAGGGTTTACAATCTAGTTGGGGAACTGACCATGGGATTATTAAGAGCatgcaaaagaaatatataaaacaaataatagaatGCAAGCTCTGGAGAGACATATAGGAAAATAATTGCTTACGGATTAATAGCTTTAATCTGAGAAGGCTTCccaaaagagaaatataagacagttatgaagaaaaggaaggacaggacTTGATGGAGGGTGAATTGAGGAGTAGTAATGGAAAGTATATGCTAACAGTTAGGGACCAGGGGCAGGTTTGCTTGGTTGTAGTGGTTAAAGTATTGGGGTTGAAGAAGGGAGTCTGGAAGCTAGGATTAGATGTCTCAGGTTCCAACCTTCCCACCATGTTCCCCTCCAGGTTCCCAGGCACCTTGCTgttatactgttttctgtaggTCTTCTTCCATAGCTCCCACTGGGTGTTCAGCATCTCCTCGGGGTACAGAGCAAGGCTCACCACAGGCAGCAGTAGTAGAACCTTGAGCCCCCACATCCTGAAGAAGGGGATAATTAGGGGACACTCTTCTATTTGCCCAGAGGTTCCTAACCTGGCTTGGGATGAGGAAATAGCTGGAACCATATTCTCAGACAGGTGGTTCTTAACCTTTGGGACTCATAGACTCCCACGACAAgctaataaaaattttcaacCCACTTTAGTCCCTCTTACCAGAAAAATGAATGCACACACAATAATTCTGGGGGGTTCATGAACCCAAAGTTAAGAACGCCTTCCTCTGGACCACGAGGCAGAGGAAAACTAGGCTTTACAAGGAAGGCAGACAGAGATTGAGGATGACTTCCATATGATAAAAACAGTGATAGGAGGGTTCTGGGTTTGGGTGGGATGTTGATACATCTGGTTACAAGTATTTTGACCTAGGGagattcaacacacacacacacacatacacacacatacacacagatacacttGCACAGATAACCAGCAATGGGATAGAAAATGGACAATCAGGATGGGACAACACCTGTCTGCTCCAGTGTCCCCAGCAGACTTGGAGGAGATAGACAAGGTAAGTGCAGGGTGGGATGAGTGGGGTCGGAGAATACACAAAGGAGAGATTTTCAGCTAAGTTTTGCTTCCTGATCATTTCGTCAAGGCATTCTTTTGTTCCTTGTCTAAATTCTGATACTTCTGATCTTGCTAGGAGAGGACAAGGGAAAAGCTGACAGCATTTCCTATTCTCAAACTATGAGATGTTTACTGTCTCCTCAGTCTTCTTAtgcatttcttcctcctttctcttcctgctcCTTCCTCAGGCAGGAAACTATCCTAATCTCAACCAGCTGCTGTGGGCaggaaagtttttctttctttttcggaCCAAAAAGCCCACAAAACCTCTGTGACTGCCTCACAGGACAAAAAGCCTCAGAACCAAAGTTTGTTAGAAGAATGTAAGACAGAAAAGCAATGTTCTGTGATTATTAGATACACAGCTTTTCAGAATTTTACTCTAACTTCATTCACTTTTCGCAGTGTCTTGCTAATTTCATGTCCTCCATTTTAAGAGCAAGTTAGTCTGCATCAAGTCACACAGCGTGCATAAATTTTGAATTTATAGTCCATTTTTGTGTAATCTTTGCAAACTGGCAAAATGTCCAGGAGGACGTTTAATATCTGGAGTGTTAAGGGCTTTGGGATGTCTCAAACAGTAGGAAGACCTTACTGAGCTACCACCTCCCTGCACCACTCCTCCCCGCTGCTAGTAAGTTAACCCTTTTGGtacctgcccaccccccccccaaaaaaaaccaaccctgaGAGGTCACTCCTTGAGGGATGGGTAAAGGATGCCCTATATTCTTTGCTTTCATTAATAaccatgtatacatacacacaaaccgTAAAAGGAGTCCTAAAGATTTCCAGGCAAATTTTACTTAGCCAGGAAATAACCTAAGAAGGGCATCACTGTTTTCATCTGCAAAGTCTATAAAGTTCATTTTGATCCCCAAGTCACTACGTTCCTAATATTCCTTAAAATGGAGAACTGAAAGGAATGAGAAGCTAAAAGATCTAGGAAGTTGAAAATGTTACCTGCTGATGGGGATCTATTCTCTGGGCTCGTCTCAGCAGAGAAGTGTGGATAATGTGAGCGGATGACTAGGGGTGCTGGATTTATTCCACCAGGATTGCGGAAGTCAACTGTAGCTGTTGGCTGGAAAATTTGGATGGGGAGGGCAGTGGAGATAGAAATGCTAAGAGAGGGGGattagggaggagggaaggaggcagcagATTTGCATCGTTCCTGTGTGCGCATGTGGAGCATGTGTGCCAGGGCAGAGAGTTAGGTATTTAGTTTCACGTGGCTGCCTGCCTTTGAGAGCAGACAAAAAAAAGACCTCAATACATATTATCCAAATTGCGGCTTACCTTCTCTTTCGTGGACAAAATATTATTACACTGGGGGATTACAACTTTCCAGTCCCTTTCCTGTTATTATTCATCTCTCCAACTTTGAAACCTGTTTTCCAATATGTCTGATCCTCACATGAGGGATGAGGAAATGAACACAAAAGGCTAGAAAAAAGTATGTAAGGGAAGTCACAGGCTCCaaaatcatttgtattttataaacttGTTGACTAAAAGTTGTCATTTCTTCCAGGCAGGGGAATATCTTTCCCAGACTAACATGGTTTTGCTGAGGAAGGATACGTCCAGAAGAGTCCTGATGAAACCAGTTCTAAAAGTAACCAGAAACAGTATTCCTGGTTATTTATGACAGCACTTGAATCAATGCCATAAGCACTGACAAATTCACATGTGACTTCTTTGTTGCTACAACTCTCAGATGGTGGGATGATGAACATTATCTGTCTCAATTATTAAAATCCCCAATCCAGGTCCAGTCATATGAGCTTCACCAAATGCTTCCCTCAACATCCAGGCATGTGACAGATCATAAGAATCTAGTTCAGTCCCTAAACCACAACcccaaacattttcttccataaaCAGATGTGTGCGAAGAGGAAAAGGGGTCCTGGGGACAAAAAGGATAACACATGGGATCTAGAGTCAGTTTCTAGCTGGATTACACACATTGACCCTCAAGAACACAGGCTTATGcttatgggtttttaaaatttcctaatgAAACGCATTGTCCTAGAGGGAAACTAGGTCTAGACCTGAATAGTTTAAATTTCCTCATTCTTAATACCTTTAAATCCAGAAGTGCCCTATTGGTCTCAAGTCCCAACTTTCCCCCTCTCCCAAGGACTTGGAcaatcccccaccccccatcccatgGTCAGATGTTTCTGATGATTTTACTCAGAATGAGTCAAGATCAGGAGGACAACCAAGGAACGCTGAGTGATCAGAGCCCTATGATTTCTGATTCCTGAAATTATAGACATACTGTGcttttatgtttgtatatttgaAGCGCAAGCTATGGATTCAACTAGTTGTGGGTGTTTGTTGTTTATGAGCTGGGAAGGAATAATAAAGCCGCAATCAAGATCACACAACACAGGAaagtttacaaaaggaaaaaatattttgttttaaaatctttgctaCATGTCATTATTTTTGCCACTGTAAGGCTCAGCACAGATGCCAGCAGTACAGAAATGgccaataaggaaaaaaaaaaaaaacaatcaaaaataaaaccctgaaggaaaagcagaaacaaaacccCCAGAGCATCTTCTcccgcccctccccttccccagaagCCCTATAATAACTGTACAATATTATAGTCCTGATCACATTTAAAAACAGCTGATTATTAAAAAACAAGGATTTCATTGGAAACTCAACTTTTTGGTTTCTTAAActgtgatataaatatatatgtatattgtatgtgtgcacatagaataaaaaaataaactgtctCCTTTTCCATTCCACTACCTGGCACCAGATTGGAGACAAAAGGGAGGGAAACATAATGACATTCTTTCAGCCTCTCCAAGGCCACCTATGTTCCTCAGTCCCCTATGGCTACATTTAGTATGTCTTCTCCTTATTCAATCTTGCACTTAAGATACTGGCCTgagccaaacaaataaacaaaaaaaggccGATACACATGGCTGTTAcctgaggaagggaaagagtgAGAGTAGTAACCTGTATCCGCGTTTATATGGCTATAGTTAATTGCTGAGTGACCCTGTCGGGATGGGAGTTCAGGTCCCATCTATCACATGGATTTATTACACTTGTACTATAAAGCAAAATCCAATCTCAAGATTGGAAAGGGAGCAAAGAGGAAAGAACTATAGGCCCAGAAGAGACCTAAATCTCCGTTTCTTGCAGACTGGATACTTTGAGAATGGGATGAAAGAGGTTACTTTGCAAGAAGGCTTGGTATTTGGTTTAAACTCCACCAGTGAGGATTTTCACTGGGACTGCTGATCCAAGAAGTTGAGTTTCCATGCATATATAACCTCTACAGAACACACATCATATGTGATTCTGACAGAAAAATGCAGCATTATCATTATGGCCAAGTAGGGGGTTTCTAAAAGTGTTTATCTTGCCAGCCTACTTCTGTAATGTTTACATATCTTCCATATAAGGTGAGAGCACCAAAAGCAGGAATGACCCATCTTTATCACTATATGTGTTCGATGAGAAACCAACGATTTCAATAGAagactttttatatatttgcttatagTTGCCTATTGGCTGGGCATAGATGTAAGTGCAgcaaagacatttatttaaatactctTTGGCTGCAATACTAAGTGGAAAATACCTGGAAGAGTTAACTCCTTAGGactctttaaaaaacacagagacaaaatcTGGGACAAATTTTGCATAACTCCCCAATagggagaaagaaacacagaaacaaacGTGCACGTGctcatgcacacacatgtgcacatgcatgcacgcgcgcacgcacacacacacacacacacacacacacacactctctctctctctcacacttccTTACTCATGTTTCTTTCCAGAGGAATTGCTCACAGGCAGCAGAAAGAGCCTATGCTCACTTCCTAAAGCCCTATGTATACCTACCATGCTTCATGGTCCTCAAACATGAGGAcatttctcccctcctccaccttaTTGAGAATTTCTTTCCAGAAATAAGCCATAGTATCCAAGACAAATAGTGGATGCCAGGTTCTCTAACCTGCCCCTTGACCCAGCACAAATCATCTCTGCACAAAATTTCTGGTCAGGAGACATAAGGAAAGGCATTCTTAACCTTATCCAGTCTCAATTTTTCAAAGGGTCCCCAAAGCCTTGAGGATTCACTCCATTTCTTCTATAAATGTTATCTCAGAGAGAAACAAGGAAGACAAGGGAAAGGTCAGAAGGAAAAGGGGGTATACATCAggggtgagggaagggaagggagaggaacttttattctgtttatagtaagatttgctttttaaaaacaaatggtgatcttttttttctcccccaccccttatCCTCACCCCAATAGTTCTATTCTGAAAAGGAGGGAAACATAGTTAGATCAGGAAATTCTTCATTGTTGTAACTGTTGCTCTGGTCTCCCAGCATGGACAGCATCTcctaataagtgaaaaagaataagTTTGGGTCACACACCTTGATCCTTTACATTTATCAAGCTGCCTCCCAACATTCCCCTGAACTGTCATCTCTGGCCCCAGAGAGTTTCTGCtctgctgagttctcttagcctTCCTTACTCCCAGCAACACTGACTCCTTTAGATGACAACTTTCTTCCTagttccttctctgtcttcctcctaCAGTTCcacattttccctcttttctagACCTCAGtattttcaaaaggagaaaaatctgcttGTCACATTTCATAAAACCCCCCTCCGGATACATATGGAATATCTCTTATCCTATTATGTTTTCCACCAAAACCTTGTTTTGCCTTCTTTCGACCTGTGTTTTAAACTAAGCTCCTCCTTTGTCCCACCTGAGATTACTCCACTGACTCTTGCAGTCCCCTCAGGATGTATGTAAATAGACCTTTAGAGCTGTATTCAGTACTTTTATACCTAAAGTACTAACAAGCGGGCACATGATTCTCCGTGAATGGGccaaaattactttttttgaTGTCTTCACATGGCGCTTCACATCACTAACGATGGTCTGGTTAAAGGCTGTGCAGCACACTAAGTTCACAATCTTTTCAATTAATGACATCTATTCCTATATGTCTtgactcttttcttctcttcttactAACCTCAATCAAACACCTGAATCCATGCAtgctttcttctctgtctttcctccctgactctctcccagcttctggttttCTGAAGTCTGTTCACCCTCTCACCTGGAAGACCTCTGGCTGGCCAGGTTGCTGTGCTGATGGCTGTTGAACATGTTGCTCATTAGAACTTGAACGATGATgaggctgctggccctgccaATGTGGCCAGACACCCACACCCTCTGCTGTCCGTGTCTGGAATTGTCCTGCAGTCTGTCCAGTCTCAGGAGCTAAAAATACagcaaagaagaataaacaacTTCAATCTGCTAACTCCACTAGAGAGGAGAAACTAGCATATTATCACATGCAAATCATTAATTTTACCTAGACACTTTCTGCCCTTCTTTCTGTAAATCAATGCCTCTTCTATTTCAAACCCTGGTCTcagattcatttttcttctctaggTACCCTTTCCAAAGAGTCCTTTGCTCATTCACACTATACTTgcatattattaaatttataatacTTTACATGCTTTTTGTTATATGTGCTAAAGTCTTTTTCATGTGGGTATGTTTTATATTCCAAATGGACTGTCACCTTGCATTTTCCTATAATTAGGTCAGTACAGCCGTGACAAAAGCAAGCCATTTTAACTacgaaattctttctctctcttttttttaaaaataaatttattttatttatttttggctgc
Protein-coding regions in this window:
- the CTSK gene encoding cathepsin K, with protein sequence MWGLKVLLLLPVVSLALYPEEMLNTQWELWKKTYRKQYNSKVDEISRRLIWEKNLKHISIHNLEASLGVHTYELAMNHLGDMTSEEVVQKMTGLKIPPSHSRSNDTLYIPDWEGSPDSIDYRKKGYVTPVKNQGQCGSCWAFSSVGALEGQLKKKTGKLLNLSPQNLVDCVSENDGCGGGYMTNAFQYVQKNRGIDSEDAYPYVGQDESCMYNPTGKAAKCRGYREIPEGNEKALKRAVARVGPVSVAIDASLTSFQFYRKGVYYDENCNSDNLNHAVLAVGYGIQKGNKHWIIKNSWGENWGNKGYILMARNKNNACGIANLASFPKM